The DNA segment ttacaaaatatctcattAAAAAAATGGAACAATTACCACTTTTTCCTGAAACTGAAAGAGTATTATTGTGTTGTTCAATTGGTGAGTGCGGATGACATCCATTGGATTTAGCGGTATCCCAATTTTAAATTTGGCTTCCATACAAGTCAAATACACAGCAGGTTTTAATTTTGGCATGCACATTTATTCAAATATCCGGTGGATGCCAAAATGGTTATATTGGATGGGATATTATGATAAAAAATGGTTTTAAGAAATATATCCTGTGAAAATAGTTTAAATTTTTACTAATTACATGTAATTGCATATTTCAGTAAACAAAAAATCCCAATAATTTAGTCGTTTAAATTATGGTAAAATGATTGAAATCTCACTCGAGTTTACTCCTTATTTTCTAAAAATTTCATGAATACCTTTAACCTAATAGGTTTGGTGTCCGTCAGATTTTAAGCCAACAATAATATCCAATCTGGGTCAGACACCACTTGTAAAAATTTGGGAAGAAGTGATCGATAAATTGGACGATAAATACTCATCCTTTTCGTTAAGGGATTTCGTGACGGAAAATGAGGAACCATTTTTGGGTACTTTGGTTTTTCTATGGGGACCCTTATTCTCTTAGGTAATCCATTGTTGATGAGCTAAGTGGTGTCCTAGTTATACCAAAATAACCTAGTTATCCTTTACACTAATTTCATTTTAAACCTAATTAAAACACTAATCCATAAACATAAAAAATACAATTTCTCTAGTAACCAATTTTCATTTTAAACTCTTTTCTTGATCTCTTGTTTTCACGTCCTTTTTCATAATCGTTTGAAATCTTGATTTTAGAAATTTATACATTAGAAGATACATTCAGACTAACTCATGTCTTCTTTTCACACTTGTGACTAACAAATTAAGTAATCATCATAAAAATTGAAATTGCAGGGAAAAGTTCAGTTAggaattttatgaaaaattctagtcgaactagccgaacctaATGAAAATGAAGAACTTTTCGGCTATTCGGGAAAATATAATTCTTAGCCGAACTTTTTGTAAATGTATGTTCGACTATTTCGAGAATAAAATTCATACTCGAATTTTCTAATTTCCTTGCCGAACTTTCTAATTTTCTAGTCGAACCTTATGTACATGTATGTTTTGGTTTTATCATAAGTTCGGTTAAGAACGTGGTGATCTCGACTCTGGCGAACATAACTCTGCTAAACACAAATGGAAATTCAGCTAGCTATTCTTGGGTTTTCTAAGCCGACCTAGTGCACACACTATTAAAGAGGATGTTCGGCTAATTGGACATCTGTTTTTCTAGTCGAACCTAGACCGAAACTCTACCTGTACTTCTATTTTCCTAGCCGAATCTATAACTATTTTTCCGATTACCCTTTAAAAAATTTTGTTTTCACTAATCACACATTGCCGGATCGTTATGAAGATTGAAAACTCGCATTcgtcaaaatttgttttcaaatcaCTCTATGTTGAATATAAGAATCTCAAAACTTAATTTTTGAAAAAAGTTTTCCCAAAAACTCTTCTTCTCCTTCCTATCTTCAAATGGTCTTTATTCTCTTAATTCGGTTATACTAACATTAAATCAAATATATATAATCTTACTAACATAATCTATTATCTTAACAAActtaattaataataatatattttagccattaagaaaaacaaatagACGAGGATGTTGAATTTTACTTCACAGTGACCTAGTAACATAGGGGAAATGGGCCCGCAAAAAAAACAAGGTATgtttcaaataaaataataattagaaaaaaaaacatggtgcccaaaaatcattcaaatgAGGGACCAAATTGCAGAACAGCAATGACCTAATGGGTTAATGCCCATTTTAAGCACATGTGATAGAATCGGAATCCAGTCCACTGTTTGTAGGTTCCTCTTATAGTAGTGGAGTGAAACTACAGAACCAACTCTAGGTACCAACATCCGACGATTACATTCCATCGGACAAGCACGTGTACAACGTGCTGCTCTTAACCTCAATAATCTCATCTCATGCAAGCGTGCAAGCAAACCATGCGCACACGTATGTCCACCGCAGCGAAAGGAGACGAGTTTTCTGGCCAACATCGCGGTCCCAAGGACTGTCGTCATATTATCATCATGAGTAGCATCAACATCATCTTTGCTGTGCATCGAGCCTCTTCCCATTCATGATTAAAaagggcaaaaaaaaaaaaacatcacctAATCTTTTGTATTGAGAACCACAATTTTCTTTTGATTCCTTTCTTACAAGTTAGTGTTCCATGTCTTACAAGGAAACAATCAATAATGTGCGAAAGAATGTCCACAAAGTGGGCATTATCCTGAGACAAAAGCAATATTGGTtctctctttttccttttgactgcAATGAAAATCATAGCATTGGCAATTACTTTACATACCTATCTGCTATCTTTGGTTTTTTGGACGGCTTTAGGATATTCAGTCATGACCCATCCCTATACTGCTACTTAGCTTTCTCTGCCTCAATTATGATCATGTAGTCCAGGCATACTTCTAAAGCATCTTTGCTTGTCCAAACAAAAACAAGCCTCAGTATAgctaaaaaaagaaaattcctaaTTATCCACAAAAAGCTATTAAAAGCAAGATGTTTCAGCAGATTGTCATTCGTTTGATTAAGTAGACTAGACCTAGTAACGAATGAGAAAATACAGTGCCTATGCAGGGATTAATTACAGACTGCAGGATTACAGAATCTGACAGGCTTAAACTGTCAACAATAAACTACCACTAAAGCTAGATGCACCCTTTAAGATTCCTAGGAACCAGAATTCTAAATGCGAATTCAACGAATCCTAGAGATTCATATTTTCATGTCATCCATGTGTGCTAAAACATCTGCGGTTTTTCTCCATATTCTCTTGGTACAATCAGATATTTACCCTTCTGAGTCGGGTAGTCGTCAAAATCGCCTAATCGACGCGGTGCTCTTAATTCTTAGCTATCCTATTCTCTCTTCCTCTTTTTCCTAAAGGTAGATTCCTAAACTGACCCACACTTTTCACCTTTCAAATATTCCCTCTCCCTACCCAAGCACACATATAAATACACATTTCTGATTCTTATTCATTCTGCAACTTGAAATCTCATTCAGAAGAGAAGTTCCCTCTTCTTTTCTTCGCCTTAATCATGGTTCCTGCATTAGAGGTATGTTCTTTAAATCCACTATGCAGCATGTCAAATATGATACAGATCATCACAAGTATAACAAGAATGTTGAATCAATAAGATCTATCTATTTCATGTTATTCTAACTTCTGATACATATATATCTAACTGTTGGTTTCTTACTGATCATACAGAAACCACGGGTGACTGAAATATATGTCCGAATGGACTGCAATGGATGTGTGCAGAAGATCAAGAAAGCTTTGAGTGGCATTAATGGTAATTAGCTTTATCATACACCATTTTCTAATTCTGCTGTctatgttttctttttgtgtttttcctAATTCTGCTGTGTACGTTAATTTGAAATTTTGGACAGGCATATATGACACGCATATTGATTTCCCTAAACAAAAGGTGACAATAATAGGATGGGCTGAACCTGATAAGATCGTCAAAGCTATAAAGAGGACCAAGAAAATTGCTACTGTTTGCAGCCACACTGAACCTACAGAGTCTACTCAACCCCCTACAGAACCACCTCCCCCGGAAGCTGCCGCAGCTCCTGATGCAACAACCTCTCCTACAGAACCTCCACCTGCTGAAAACTCACCACCACCAGAACCTCCAAAAGATCCACCACCTCCTGAAAACCCAACTCCACCGGAGAACACGACACCTGAGACGCCAATACCACCAACAACACTAGAGAACCCACCCCAACCTAAGGATTTGGAACAAATTCATGTTATACATCACCATCATCCACAGGATAACAGATATGGGTACAGTAGCTTCCCAAATGATCAGCAAAATGATCATGGACACTGGCAAAGTTACCCTCATGAACTTAGAACAAACCAACCCATGTATGCCACTCATAGCTACAACAACTATACACCTTCACCATACATCCCTAGGTACTACTACCAGAGTGCGCGTTCACCTCCACAGCCCACAGATTATAGAATGGAAGAACACTATAATGGAGAATATCGAAACTATGACAGTGTCCACAGTAATGGGAATACTATTACTTCAATGTTTAGCGACGAAAATCCTAATGCATGTACAATCGTCTAGATTTCAAGGAGGGATTAGTACGTAAGAAGGGATTCTCTTTCTTTTGCCACTAAAAGAGAATCTTAATTAGCTAGATAAAAAAGGAGACGACTAGGCCCACTAGGTAACGAGTACAGTAACTGAGGTAGCTATAACGAATGACCTGTACGTAATGAATAAGACATGGATACTATCTGGTGTTCATCTCGTATGAAAGAATAAtggaatatacatatatatttgtgAACTATGTAACAGTGTTCTACTTTTGGAGTACTTTTTCCCAATTTACTGTCATCGTAGAATATGTCTAACAGCAGAACAATCAGCAGGTTAGCAACTTATTTCAGTAAAACAATCCCTTGCAGCTCACCAGCATATCTTTTTGGGTGGAAATTTCATTTGTATGAATTAATGGGCCCATGTAAGTATGTAACCTAAAATAATAAATGACCTTAAATATCTCACAGTAACATCATTATAGTAATTTTTCCTAGGTAAAGTAAAATTATGCTAAGAAAATTACACACATAAGACGAGCAACTGCCATGGGTTACAAAATGTCCCAAAAAACAGCATAGCCAAACCTGAAAAAAAGTTTAAGCTGGTATTACCAGATTGATGATTCTCGCATCTTTGGTTGCTCTTTTGTTATAGTTTAGTACGCAAAACCAGCTATAATGCAAGTGTTGTACATCTTGGGTCCTATTGAGGCAACTCGTTACATTCACATCAAATAAGGTACCTGGTaacggcaaaaaaaaaaaaatggaaagcaaAGATAAGCTACACAAAATCGATGGTCAATAAAACAAAAGCAAATGACAAAATTAACTAAAGAAAAGCTACATGAGGACATTAGATATTTCATGGAGCGGTCCAGGGGTTACTACAAACTGCTTCATTTAGTCAATATGTAGAGCAACAGGCAtccaaaaagataaaaaaaatagagTAAAAATAGCACTGTCAAAATGATG comes from the Papaver somniferum cultivar HN1 unplaced genomic scaffold, ASM357369v1 unplaced-scaffold_81, whole genome shotgun sequence genome and includes:
- the LOC113345401 gene encoding extensin-like, with the protein product MVPALEKPRVTEIYVRMDCNGCVQKIKKALSGINGIYDTHIDFPKQKVTIIGWAEPDKIVKAIKRTKKIATVCSHTEPTESTQPPTEPPPPEAAAAPDATTSPTEPPPAENSPPPEPPKDPPPPENPTPPENTTPETPIPPTTLENPPQPKDLEQIHVIHHHHPQDNRYGYSSFPNDQQNDHGHWQSYPHELRTNQPMYATHSYNNYTPSPYIPRYYYQSARSPPQPTDYRMEEHYNGEYRNYDSVHSNGNTITSMFSDENPNACTIV